One genomic segment of Hordeum vulgare subsp. vulgare chromosome 2H, MorexV3_pseudomolecules_assembly, whole genome shotgun sequence includes these proteins:
- the LOC123429289 gene encoding endo-1,4-beta-xylanase 5-like isoform X2 translates to MLPAATAAAALPLPPPPPRTKASMLLLPPLLLLLASLAPHGSSADGLRYDYKAYTECKGHPEPALYNGGILRWAKKIKDFRTADQGNYSPSFVLYNMSAATPYSFSCWVKFDGPGTIHVKAKILSLDNAGSQCLGTALVRNDCWSFLKGGFTLTSPSQTSVLYFQAATANASMVSIRSASLQPFSPEQWSQHREDRIQLIRKRFVNVHVSDSSGGRVVGAKVAVHQMSRDFPLGSAISKSILGNKPYQDWFRKRFNAAVFENELKWYATEPAPGKEDYALADQLLQFVQSGDAVARGHNIFWEDPKYTPGWVKNLTSADQLRAAVAGRIESLLSRYKGDFVHWDVSNEMLHFDFYESRLGRNATADFFRTAKRADPLATLFLNDFNVVEVCDDLSSSADSYVSRLRQLADAGVTFEGIGLEAHFGKPNIPYVRAVLDKLGTLRLPIWLTEVDISSTLDQKTQAEYLEEVLREGFAHPSVDGIMLWTAMDANATCYQMCLTDGNFTNLPAGDVVDRLLGEWQTREVLGATNDRGSFNFSAFLGEYKLSVTYLNSSAEGTFSLARSDDTKHITIRLQP, encoded by the exons ATGTTGCCTgctgcgacggcggcggcggcgttgcctcttcctcctcctcctcctcggaccAAGGCCAGCATGCTCCTCCTTCCGCCATTGCTGCTGCTCCTCGCCTCTCTCGCGCCGCACGGTTCCTCCG CTGACGGACTGCGCTACGACTACAAGGCCTACACTGAA TGCAAAGGCCACCCTGAGCCAGCTCTGTACAACGGCGGCATCCTGCGGTGGGCCAAGAAAATCAAGGACTTCCGGACGGCGGACCAAGGCAACTACTCGCCGTCCTTCGTGCTCTACAACATGTCCGCCGCCACCCCCTACAGCTTCTCTT GCTGGGTGAAATTCGATGGGCCAGGGACTATCCACGTGAAGGCCAAGATCTTGTCACTAGACAACGCTGGATCACAGTGCCTGGGCACAGCTCTGGTGCGAAACGACTGCTGGTCCTTCCTCAAGGGCGGCTTCACCCTCACCTCGCCGTCTCAGACCTCCGTCCTCTATTTCCAG GCAGCAACCGCAAATGCGTCCATGGTGTCGATCAGAAGCGCGTCGCTGCAGCCGTTCTCGCCGGAGCAATGGAGCCAGCACCGGGAGGACCGCATCCAGCTGATCCGGAAGCGGTTCGTGAACGTGCACGTGTCGGACAGCAGCGGCGGCCGCGTGGTGGGCGCCAAGGTCGCCGTGCACCAGATGAGCAGGGACTTCCCCTTGGGCTCCGCCATCAGCAAGTCCATACTCGGCAACAAGCCCTACCAGGACTGGTTCCGGAAGCGGTTCAACGCGGCGGTGTTCGAGAACGAGCTGAAATGGTAcgcgacggagccggcgccggggaagGAGGACTACGCGCTGGCCGACCAGCTGCTGCAGTTCGTGCAGTCCGGCGACGCGGTGGCGCGGGGCCACAACATCTTCTGGGAGGACCCCAAGTACACCCCGGGGTGGGTGAAGAACCTCACCTCCGCCGACCAGCTCCGCGCCGCCGTCGCCGGCCGCATCGAGAGCCTGCTGTCGCGCTACAAGGGCGACTTCGTGCACTGGGACGTGAGCAACGAGATGCTCCACTTCGACTTCTACGAGTCCCGCCTCGGCCGCAACGCCACCGCCGACTTCTTCCGCACCGCCAAGCGCGCCGACCCGCTCGCCACCCTCTTCCTCAACGACTTCAACGTCGTCGAGGTGTGCGACGACCTCAGCTCCAGCGCCGACTCCTACGTGTCCCGCCTCCGCCAGCTCGCCGACGCCGGCGTCACCTTCGAGGGCATCGGCCTCGAGGCCCACTTCGGCAAACCCAACATCCCCTACGTCCGCGCCGTGCTCGACAAGCTCGGCACGCTCCGGCTGCCCATCTGGCTCACCGAGGTCGACATCAGCAGCACCCTCGACCAGAAGACGCAGGCGGAATACCTGGAGGAGGTGCTGCGGGAGGGGTTCGCCCACCCGTCCGTCGACGGGATCATGCTCTGGACCGCCATGGACGCCAACGCCACCTGCTACCAGATGTGCCTCACCGACGGCAACTTCACCAACCTGCCCGCCGGGGACGTCGTGGACCGGCTGCTCGGGGAGTGGCAGACCAGGGAGGTGCTCGGCGCCACCAACGACCGCGGCTCCTTCAACTTCAGCGCATTCCTCGGGGAGTACAAGCTGTCCGTCACCTACCTCAACTCCTCCGCCGAGGGCACCTTCTCCCTCGCCCGCAGCGACGACACCAAGCACATCACCATCCGTCTCCAGCCATGA
- the LOC123429289 gene encoding endo-1,4-beta-xylanase 5-like isoform X1 — MLPAATAAAALPLPPPPPRTKASMLLLPPLLLLLASLAPHGSSADGLRYDYKAYTECKGHPEPALYNGGILRWAKKIKDFRTADQGNYSPSFVLYNMSAATPYSFSCWVKFDGPGTIHVKAKILSLDNAGSQCLGTALVRNDCWSFLKGGFTLTSPSQTSVLYFQVWPGDTCCKNFDARMVGGAINFTVGSVQAATANASMVSIRSASLQPFSPEQWSQHREDRIQLIRKRFVNVHVSDSSGGRVVGAKVAVHQMSRDFPLGSAISKSILGNKPYQDWFRKRFNAAVFENELKWYATEPAPGKEDYALADQLLQFVQSGDAVARGHNIFWEDPKYTPGWVKNLTSADQLRAAVAGRIESLLSRYKGDFVHWDVSNEMLHFDFYESRLGRNATADFFRTAKRADPLATLFLNDFNVVEVCDDLSSSADSYVSRLRQLADAGVTFEGIGLEAHFGKPNIPYVRAVLDKLGTLRLPIWLTEVDISSTLDQKTQAEYLEEVLREGFAHPSVDGIMLWTAMDANATCYQMCLTDGNFTNLPAGDVVDRLLGEWQTREVLGATNDRGSFNFSAFLGEYKLSVTYLNSSAEGTFSLARSDDTKHITIRLQP, encoded by the exons ATGTTGCCTgctgcgacggcggcggcggcgttgcctcttcctcctcctcctcctcggaccAAGGCCAGCATGCTCCTCCTTCCGCCATTGCTGCTGCTCCTCGCCTCTCTCGCGCCGCACGGTTCCTCCG CTGACGGACTGCGCTACGACTACAAGGCCTACACTGAA TGCAAAGGCCACCCTGAGCCAGCTCTGTACAACGGCGGCATCCTGCGGTGGGCCAAGAAAATCAAGGACTTCCGGACGGCGGACCAAGGCAACTACTCGCCGTCCTTCGTGCTCTACAACATGTCCGCCGCCACCCCCTACAGCTTCTCTT GCTGGGTGAAATTCGATGGGCCAGGGACTATCCACGTGAAGGCCAAGATCTTGTCACTAGACAACGCTGGATCACAGTGCCTGGGCACAGCTCTGGTGCGAAACGACTGCTGGTCCTTCCTCAAGGGCGGCTTCACCCTCACCTCGCCGTCTCAGACCTCCGTCCTCTATTTCCAGGTGTGGCCCGGCGACACATGTTGCAAAAATTTTGATGCTCGAATGGTTGGTGGCGCGATCAATTTTACTGTTGGTTCTGTGCAGGCAGCAACCGCAAATGCGTCCATGGTGTCGATCAGAAGCGCGTCGCTGCAGCCGTTCTCGCCGGAGCAATGGAGCCAGCACCGGGAGGACCGCATCCAGCTGATCCGGAAGCGGTTCGTGAACGTGCACGTGTCGGACAGCAGCGGCGGCCGCGTGGTGGGCGCCAAGGTCGCCGTGCACCAGATGAGCAGGGACTTCCCCTTGGGCTCCGCCATCAGCAAGTCCATACTCGGCAACAAGCCCTACCAGGACTGGTTCCGGAAGCGGTTCAACGCGGCGGTGTTCGAGAACGAGCTGAAATGGTAcgcgacggagccggcgccggggaagGAGGACTACGCGCTGGCCGACCAGCTGCTGCAGTTCGTGCAGTCCGGCGACGCGGTGGCGCGGGGCCACAACATCTTCTGGGAGGACCCCAAGTACACCCCGGGGTGGGTGAAGAACCTCACCTCCGCCGACCAGCTCCGCGCCGCCGTCGCCGGCCGCATCGAGAGCCTGCTGTCGCGCTACAAGGGCGACTTCGTGCACTGGGACGTGAGCAACGAGATGCTCCACTTCGACTTCTACGAGTCCCGCCTCGGCCGCAACGCCACCGCCGACTTCTTCCGCACCGCCAAGCGCGCCGACCCGCTCGCCACCCTCTTCCTCAACGACTTCAACGTCGTCGAGGTGTGCGACGACCTCAGCTCCAGCGCCGACTCCTACGTGTCCCGCCTCCGCCAGCTCGCCGACGCCGGCGTCACCTTCGAGGGCATCGGCCTCGAGGCCCACTTCGGCAAACCCAACATCCCCTACGTCCGCGCCGTGCTCGACAAGCTCGGCACGCTCCGGCTGCCCATCTGGCTCACCGAGGTCGACATCAGCAGCACCCTCGACCAGAAGACGCAGGCGGAATACCTGGAGGAGGTGCTGCGGGAGGGGTTCGCCCACCCGTCCGTCGACGGGATCATGCTCTGGACCGCCATGGACGCCAACGCCACCTGCTACCAGATGTGCCTCACCGACGGCAACTTCACCAACCTGCCCGCCGGGGACGTCGTGGACCGGCTGCTCGGGGAGTGGCAGACCAGGGAGGTGCTCGGCGCCACCAACGACCGCGGCTCCTTCAACTTCAGCGCATTCCTCGGGGAGTACAAGCTGTCCGTCACCTACCTCAACTCCTCCGCCGAGGGCACCTTCTCCCTCGCCCGCAGCGACGACACCAAGCACATCACCATCCGTCTCCAGCCATGA
- the LOC123424541 gene encoding WD repeat-containing protein 25, with product MDLLSAAYGANSDDDDPAPSWPATALPSVAPPPAKRPRWESPPYPGYPPPPPLPAPRPAPPQAPPPPLAGRRYVSKRERALLAASQPPVGSAAPLPPPVAPEFDSPVVGSLTDSNIRDDILHSLRCQPKPGSTNGSPWKLSVSLTSHTRAVNSVDWSPSHGHLLASAGMDHTVRVWNVWNSENTTARVFKYHTAAVKDVKWSHHRPFLLSGGLDCSSRLVDAEVGKEITVFKEDQPVEVIKFIPSNSNLFLSGGTKGSLRLWDIRTGLTTKEFNRNLGTILDVEFGADGKQFICSTDTTRSNVSENTIIVWDILREVPLSNQVYTEAFTCPCVRYHPYEASFVAQSNGNYIAIFSARPPYKLDRYRRFEGHGVWGFPIKCSFSLSGRELASGSSDGCIYFYDYKSSRFLRKIEAFKEACTYVSYHPVLPNVIASCGWTGEISVFE from the exons ATGGATCTTCTCTCCGCCGCCTACGGGGCCAACTCCGACGACGACGAcccggctcccagctggcccgccACGGCCCTCCCCTCGGTCGCCCCGCCTCCTGCGAAGCGGCCGCGGTGGGAATCTCCCCCGTACCCTGGataccctccacctcctcccctccccgccCCGCGACCGGCCCCACCccaagcgccgccgccgccgctggctGGCCGGAGGTACGTCTCCAAGAGGGAGCGCGCCCTCCTGGCCGCGTCCCAGCCTCCCGTGGGCTCCGCAGCACCGCTTCCTCCGCCGGTTGCGCCGGAGTTCGACTCCCCAG TCGTTGGATCTCTCACTGACTCAAATATTCGAGATGATATTTTGCATTCTTTACGATGCCAACCAAAGCCTGGATCAACCAACGGTTCACCTTGGAAGCTCTCTGTGTCTTTGACGAGTCACACTAGAGCAGTCAATTCTGTGGATTGGTCACCGAGTCATG GACATCTTCTTGCTTCTGCTGGAATGGATCATACAGTCCGCGTATGGAACGTGTGGAACAGCGAGAATACCACTGCTCGAGTTTTCAAATATCATACTGCTGCTGTAAAGGATGTGAAGTGGTCCCATCATCGGCCCTTCTTACTTTCTGGGGGGCTTGATTGTTCCTCACGACTAGTTGACGCTGAGGTGGGAAAAGAAATCACAGTATTCAAGGAGGATCAACCAGTGGAGGTCATCAAGTTCATTCCAAGCAACTCAAATCTGTTCCTATCTGGTGGGACCAAGGGTTCTCTTAGACTCTGGGATATTCGAACTGGCTTGACAACTAAAGAGTTCAACAGAAATCTTGGCACCATCCTCGACGTTGAGTTCGGTGCTGATGGGAAGCAGTTTATCTGTTCAACTGACACAACCAGAAGCAATGTTAGTGAGAACACTATAATTGTATGGGATATATTACGAGAAGTTCCTCTATCTAACCAG GTTTATACAGAAGCATTCACCTGTCCCTGTGTGAGATACCACCCATACGAAGCTTCTTTTGTCGCGCAATCCAACGGCAACTACATCGCAATTTTCTCAGCAAGGCCACCATACAAGCTAGACAGGTACAGGCGGTTCGAAGGACATGGGGTGTGGGGCTTCCCGATAAAGTGCAGTTTCTCTTTGAGCGGGAGGGAACTTGCGTCCGGTTCGTCCGATGGCTGCATCTATTTCTATGACTACAAGTCCTCGAGGTTTCTGAGGAAGATCGAAGCCTTCAAAGAAGCGTGCACTTATGTTTCATACCACCCTGTACTACCTAACGTGATCGCTTCATGTGGCTGGACTGGTGAAATATCTGTTTTCGAATGA